The proteins below come from a single Bombus pyrosoma isolate SC7728 linkage group LG10, ASM1482585v1, whole genome shotgun sequence genomic window:
- the LOC122571973 gene encoding N(6)-adenine-specific methyltransferase METTL4 — MSLIFSTEEGWIISHLKYLNNIYTNVKNNNTQCKLIFDEILFEINSQYLRQNQTTQSEQQEGISLQSKTRKRKRSKLLPDADLKEINYIKKTFSKIISIVKTEGLISTNILSDNNEAARLASQKFYQDTFCNEEENFYGCNDMDIAITSELKEKRYVFPQKCKFYCYDVRDIANKLGLNNQYDFILLDPPWWNKSIRRKKNKYSEASYKMMYNEELAKIPIGKLLCSNGLVAIWCTNAPSHLHSIFNNIFPSWGVTYRAKWYWVKITQGGNTICNFNSAPGKQPYELLVLGSVVNGNEINIPSGKLLISVPSAVHSHKPPLTEVMREYLPNEPKCLEIFARYLLPKWTSWGLEVLKFQHLSLYTMIEETKETQNNTNTVVNKLIN, encoded by the exons atgagtttaatattttctactgaAGAAGGATGGATAATAtctcatttaaaatatcttaataatatttatacaaacgtaaaaaataataacacacAGTGTAAACTaatttttgatgaaattttatttgaaataaattctcaATACTTACGACAAAATCAAACAACCCAATCTGAACAACAAGAAGGAATTTCATTACAAAGTAAaactagaaaaagaaagcgatCAAAACTTTTGCCAGACGCAGATTTAAAAGaa ataaattatatcaagAAAACATTTAGCaagataatttcaattgtaaaAACAGAGGGATTAATttctacgaatatattatCTGATAATAATGAAGCAGCACGCTTGGCAtcacaaaaattttatcaagataCATTTTGCAacgaagaggaaaatttttatggGTGCAATGATATGGATATAGCTATTACATCAGaattaaaggaaaagagaTATGTTTTCCctcaaaaatgtaaattttattgctaTGATGTAAGAGACATCGCAAACAAGCTGGGCCTAAACAAccaatatgattttatattgttGGATCCTCCTTGGTGGAACAAGTCtataagaaggaaaaaaaacaaatattcagAAGCTAG CTATAAAATGATGTACAATGAAGAGTTGGCTAAGATACCAATTGGCAAATTATTATGTTCAAATGGGCTTGTAGCAATATGGTGCACTAATGCTCCAAGTCATCTACATAGCATctttaataacatatttccATCGTGGGGAGTTACATACAGAGCAAAATGGTATTGGGTTAAA ATTACTCAAGGAGGAAAtacaatatgtaattttaattctgcTCCTGGTAAACAACCTTATGAATTGCTAGTTCTGGGATCTGTAgtaaatggaaatgaaataaacattCCTAGTGGTAAACTACTAATAAGTGTACCAAGTGCTGTACATTCCCATAAACCACCACTTACag aagTTATGAGAGAATATCTTCCAAATGAACCAAAGtgtttagaaatatttgctaGATACTTACTTCCTAAATGGACAAGTTGGGGTCTTGAAGTATTG
- the LOC122571964 gene encoding lariat debranching enzyme, with the protein MRIAVEGCAHGELDIIYETIQEMEKVNGKKIDLLICCGDFQATRNLSDLKCMAVSDKYKDMRTFYKYYSGEKVAPVLTIFIGGNHEASNYLQELSYGGWVAPNIYYLGYASVITIGGIRIAGLSGIYKSQHWMQGHHEKPPYTENTIRSVYHIRNLEIFRLKQLTGNIDIFLSHDWPAGITRYGDENVLLKEKPFFKNDIKNNMLGSPPSMELLEHHYPSYWFSAHLHCKFAALVPEEGGTRVTKFLALDKCLPKRKFLQVLEIKHNSDLPLKLHYDLEWLTILYLTNHLLSVKSGIHYMPGQYGNTRWVFTPTVEEKAMVLKKFNCDLQIPLNFTQTVKSYNPNCTDVSVVSPQLILNSQTTQFCNALGIDDPSVLLLLMQNSHEISISFDEDNVLSSTFDERLASDSFNRTSPLNLSPKSNNEEQESGISSSKDITNESLNNLSSAVNHDCTDDSNNHFIQIEPNCKKFKRRNYSIYSNTL; encoded by the exons atgagAATTGCTGTAGAAGGTTGTGCACACGGTgaattagatattatttacGAGACTATccaagaaatggaaaaagttaatgggaaaaaaatagatttacttATTTGTTGTGGAGATTTCCAAGCAACAAGAAATTTGAGTGATTTAAAATGTATGGCAGTATCtgataaatataaagacaTGCGTACCTTTTATAA gtATTATTCTGGCGAGAAAGTTGCTCCTgtgttaacaatatttattggGGGAAATCATGAAGCTTCCAATTATCTTCAAGAACTATCATATGGTGGTTGGGTAGCTCctaatatctattatttagGATATGCCAGTGTAATAACAATAGGTGGAATTAGAATTGCAGGATTATCAGGTATATATAAAAGTCAGCACTGGATGCAGGGACATCATGAAAAACCACCATATACTGAAAACACAATCAGAAGTGTATATCATATTAGAAATTTAGAGATATTTAGATTAAAACAG CTTACTggtaatattgatattttcttatcaCATGATTGGCCAGCAGGAATAACTAGATATGGagatgaaaatgttttattaaaagaaaaacctTTTTTCAA GAATGATATCAAAAATAACATGCTTGGTAGTCCACCAAGTATGGAACTTTTGGAACATCATTATCCAAGCTATTGGTTTTCTGCTCATTTACACTGTAAATTTGCAGCTCTTGTTCCTGAAGAAGGAGGAACAAGAGTAACTAAATTTCTAGCTCTAGATAAATGTCTcccaaaaagaaaatttcttcaagtacttgaaattaaacataattCAGATTTACCACTGAAATTACATTACGACTTAGAATggttaacaatattatatttaacaaatcaTTTATTAAGTGTCAAAAGTGGAATTCACTATATGCCAGGgcaatatggtaatactagaTGGGTATTTACACCAACCGTAGAAGAGAAAGCAAtggttttaaaaaaatttaactgTGATTTACAAATTCCATTGAATTTTACACAAACTGTAAAATCATATAATCCTAATTGTACAGATGTGTCAGTGGTATCACCACAATTGATACTAAATAGTCAAACAACACAATTTTGTAACGCTTTGGGTATTGATGATCCATCTGTTTTACTACTATTAATGCAAAA CTCCcacgaaatttctatttcctttgATGAAGATAATGTTTTAAGTTCTACATTTGATGAAAGATTAGCTAGTGACTCATTTAATCGGACATCACCATTAAATTTATCTCCAAAAAGTAATAATGAAGAACAAGAATCAGGAATAAGTAGCAGTAAAGATATAACAAATGAAAGTCTTAACAATTTATCATCAGCAGTAAATCATGATTGTACAGATGATA GTAATAATCATTTCATACAGATTGAACcaaattgtaagaaatttaaacgtcgaaattattctatatattcgaATACACTTTAA
- the LOC122571985 gene encoding uncharacterized protein C16orf52 homolog A isoform X1: MDKLTIISGTLFLAADIFAIVSLAMPDWIITDVGGDTRLGLMWSCMTLYNRPQVCYSSNLEPEWFMALICIFVGCILITATIILLATSHWDRNVISYARWVGFTANYILVVLFCLAAVIFPMGFHIDEIGGQPYQLPNSHQVGISYILFVLALWITVISELFAGKVCLPHF; the protein is encoded by the exons atGGATAAGTTAACAATTATTTCGGGGACATTGTTTCTTGCTGCCGATATATTTGCAATTGTCAGTCTGGCTATGCCTGATTGGATTATTACTGATGTTGGTG GAGATACAAGACTAGGACTAATGTGGTCATGTATGACTTTATATAATAGACCTCAAGTTTGTTACAGTTCAAATTTGGAACCAGAATGGTTTATGGCtcttatttgtatttttgttgGTTGCATTTTAATAACAGCcactataatattattagctaCTTCTCATTGGGATCGTAATGTTATTTCCTATGCAAGATGGGTAGGATTTACAGCTA attatattttaGTGGTGCTGTTTTGCTTAGCAGCTGTTATATTTCCAATGGGTTTTCACATCGATGAAATTGGTGGACAACCATATCAGTTACCAAATTCACATCAAGTTGGCATTTCTTATATACTTTTTGTTTTAGCTTTGTGGATTACAGTAATTTCAGAATTATTTGCTGGTAAAGTTTGTCTCCCACATTTTTAG
- the LOC122571985 gene encoding uncharacterized protein C16orf52 homolog A isoform X3, giving the protein MDKLTIISGTLFLAADIFAIVSLAMPDWIITDVGGDTRLGLMWSCMTLYNRPQVCYSSNLEPEWFMALICIFVGCILITATIILLATSHWDRNVISYARWVGFTATVIFPMGFHIDEIGGQPYQLPNSHQVGISYILFVLALWITVISELFAGKVCLPHF; this is encoded by the exons atGGATAAGTTAACAATTATTTCGGGGACATTGTTTCTTGCTGCCGATATATTTGCAATTGTCAGTCTGGCTATGCCTGATTGGATTATTACTGATGTTGGTG GAGATACAAGACTAGGACTAATGTGGTCATGTATGACTTTATATAATAGACCTCAAGTTTGTTACAGTTCAAATTTGGAACCAGAATGGTTTATGGCtcttatttgtatttttgttgGTTGCATTTTAATAACAGCcactataatattattagctaCTTCTCATTGGGATCGTAATGTTATTTCCTATGCAAGATGGGTAGGATTTACAGCTA CTGTTATATTTCCAATGGGTTTTCACATCGATGAAATTGGTGGACAACCATATCAGTTACCAAATTCACATCAAGTTGGCATTTCTTATATACTTTTTGTTTTAGCTTTGTGGATTACAGTAATTTCAGAATTATTTGCTGGTAAAGTTTGTCTCCCACATTTTTAG
- the LOC122571985 gene encoding uncharacterized protein C16orf52 homolog A isoform X2, giving the protein MDKLTIISGTLFLAADIFAIVSLAMPDWIITDVGGDTRLGLMWSCMTLYNRPQVCYSSNLEPEWFMALICIFVGCILITATIILLATSHWDRNVISYARWVGFTAMVLFCLAAVIFPMGFHIDEIGGQPYQLPNSHQVGISYILFVLALWITVISELFAGKVCLPHF; this is encoded by the exons atGGATAAGTTAACAATTATTTCGGGGACATTGTTTCTTGCTGCCGATATATTTGCAATTGTCAGTCTGGCTATGCCTGATTGGATTATTACTGATGTTGGTG GAGATACAAGACTAGGACTAATGTGGTCATGTATGACTTTATATAATAGACCTCAAGTTTGTTACAGTTCAAATTTGGAACCAGAATGGTTTATGGCtcttatttgtatttttgttgGTTGCATTTTAATAACAGCcactataatattattagctaCTTCTCATTGGGATCGTAATGTTATTTCCTATGCAAGATGGGTAGGATTTACAGCTA TGGTGCTGTTTTGCTTAGCAGCTGTTATATTTCCAATGGGTTTTCACATCGATGAAATTGGTGGACAACCATATCAGTTACCAAATTCACATCAAGTTGGCATTTCTTATATACTTTTTGTTTTAGCTTTGTGGATTACAGTAATTTCAGAATTATTTGCTGGTAAAGTTTGTCTCCCACATTTTTAG
- the LOC122572046 gene encoding ubiquitin carboxyl-terminal hydrolase 10-A isoform X2, translating to MLRYRVIVEKLDFQFLDLHDLNDSDKNHLIGILKSNVANDTLKLPWDTVESGNDVNASITEIPQVHNQWYHNAMPPQPSYAQQIMCSDWQGPIYPVPTDAHIQPFMPAMTYSHPGYNLGNEIHDVSCSRETNRRNNRGRGIRRDNFNRGINPTNEMQSGYMGEQGQFHPPLSFVVMYPDQTQQQQFSGHVHYPPLAIYQPNIHTHTNTHPHTQPAYGYPPYHHPSGNIRCVRQAPPILSQPTQECTKVQATKSHEKRVQNLYTPVKQPFHQVTEEDNSSQTNIVTTVITVNNSKVEQCTDNVDENTANRKNSNTNGKVPPVNVKIEHNIVSTVNEKCNGAEKNDVPCVNINSSIEVKQNGETDKEYKNETVSSIKTTVVKTLSKPICKNENEAHKEDISRKNGQDEIIIKTPSNSSNAANTPIIVPATPSPASSSISWASILKKGSAEAQQNLSNYKPTARINPLPITENNITSQVSSQLTEKDQPSSTILFTNENISSNIRNESKNSQAESLQNHYNDPIAFRMGEFLLSYQMDKQTVSLLPRGLTNRSNYCYINSILQALLACPPFYNLLMALPHSKNSNKMSSTPLIDNMIKFVHEFTPLSDGARLARKDRANKRGEDSIVDIQSGVAFEPFYVYTMLKNTSAAGVFSVEGRQEDAEEFLSCLLNGINDEMLELIKLVNNDQNVTNNIENNISYNNGEEEWKVMGPKNKGSITRCTEFGRTPLSDIFRGQLRSRVSRAGEQPTDNVQPFFTLQLDIEKAESVKGALEILVGKDQLEGMTCSKTKQQIEAWKQVTLEELPVILILHLKWFDYKLDGCSKIVKSVEFPIDLKLDSKFLSPNAIKKLNPKQKHYKLFAVTYHDGKEATKGHYVTDAFHVGYGGWVRYDDSSLKGVSESNVLKPTPPRVPYLLYYRRCDTIGNNQSNSGKAR from the exons atgttGCGATATCGTGTAATTGTAGAAAAg CTTGATTTCCAATTCTTAGATTTACATGATTTAAATGACAGTGATAAGAATCATTTAATAGGTATTTTAAAATCCAATGTCGCTAATGATACCTTGAAATTGCCATGGGACACAGTTGAATCTGGTAATGATGTCAATGCTTCTATAACAGAAATTCCACAAGTTCATAATCAATGGTATCATAATg CAATGCCACCACAACCCTCGTATGCACAACAAATAATGTGTAGTGATTGGCAGGGACCAATTTATCCTGTTCCAACAGATGCTCATATACAGCCATTTATGCCTGCTATGACTTATTCTCATCCTGGATATAATCttggaaatgaaattcatgATGTTAGTTGTAGCAGGGAAACTAATAGAAGGAACAATCGAGGAAGAGGAATAAGAAGAGATAATTTCAATCGTGGAATAAATCCTACGAATGAAATGCAATCAGGATATATGGGAGAGCAGGGCCAATTCCATCCACCATTGTCTTTTGTTGTTATGTACCCAGATCAAACACAACAGCAACAATTCTCTGGTCATGTCCACTATCCTCCACTAGCTATATATCAGCCAAATATTCATACACATACAAATACACATCCTCATACACAACCTGCTTATGGATATCCTCCATATCATCATCCTTCAGGAAATATAAGATGTGTTCGACAAGCACCACCTATACTTTCTCAACCTACTCAAGAATGTACTAAAGTACAAGCTACAAAGTCTCATGAGAAACGAGTACAGAATCTCTACACACCAGTTAAGCAACCTTTTCATCAAGTAACTGAGGAGGATAATTCTTCACAGACCAATATAGTCACTACAGTTATAACTGTAAATAACAGTAAGGTAGAACAATGTACCGATAATGTAGATGAAAATACTGCCAATAGGAAAAATTCAAACACAAATGGGAAAGTACCACCTGTTAATGTTAAAATAGAGCATAACATTGTATCTAcggtaaatgaaaaatgcaatGGAGCTGAAAAAAATGATGTACCATGCGTGAATATTAATAGCAGTATTGAAGTGAAACAGAATGGAGAAACTGATAAAGAATATAAGAATGAAACTGTTTCTAGTATTAAAACTACTGTTGTTAAAACATTATCAAAAccaatttgtaaaaatgaaaatgaagcaCATAAGGAAGATATTTCTAGGAAAAATGGGCaagatgaaattattattaaaacccCAAGCAACTCTTCTAATGCAGCAAATACTCCAATAATTGTACCTGCTACACCATCCCCAGCTTCATCTAGCATATCTTGGGctagtattttaaaaaaaggaagtgCAGAAGCACAACAGAATCTGTCAAATTACAAACCAACAGCTCGCATTAATCCTCTGCCAATCACAGAGAATAATATAACATCACAAGTTTCATCACAATTAACGGAGAAAGATCAACCTAGCAGTACAATACtatttacaaatgaaaatatttcatctaatatacgaaatgaaagtaaaaattctcAAGCAGAATCATTACAGAATCATTATAATGATCCTATTGCCTTTCGTATGGGTG aATTCTTATTAAGTTATCAGATGGATAAGCAAACTGTGAGTTTATTACCTAGAGGATTGACAAACCGtagtaattattgttatattaatagTATATTACAAGCTTTGCTTGCTTGTCCACCTTTTTACAATCTTTTAATGGCACTACCACattctaaaaattccaataaaatgtCTTCCACTCCACTTATTGATAATAT GATCAAATTTGTACATGAATTTACACCTTTATCAGATGGTGCTCGACTGGCCAGGAAAGATCGAGCAAATAAACGAGGGGAAGATTCAATAGTAGATATACAAAGTGGAGTGGCCTTTGAAccattttatgtatatacaatgttaaaaaatacgtCAGCTGCGGGCGTATTTTCTGTGGAAGGACGGCAAGAAGACGCAGAAGAATTTCTCTCGTGCCTTCTGAATGGTATCAATGATGAAATGCTTGAA cttataaaattagtaaataatgatcaaaacgtaacaaataatattgaaaataatataagttataacaatGGAGAAGAAGAATGGAAG GTTATGGGTCCAAAGAATAAAGGATCTATTACACGGTGTACCGAATTTGGAAGAACACCATTATCCGATATATTTCGTGGGCAATTGAGATCTAGAGTATCACGAGCAGGAGAGCAGCCGACAGATAATGTCCAACCCTtttttacgttacaacttgATATTGAA AAAGCAGAATCCGTGAAAGGTGCTCTCGAAATTCTTGTTGGGAAAGATCAATTGGAAGGAATGACATGTAGCAAAACGAAACAACAAATAGAAGCTTGGAAGCAAGTTACTTTAGAAGAATTACCTGTTATTCTTATATTACATCTAAAATGGTTTGACTACAAACTCGATGGTTGCTcaaaaattgtgaaaagtGTGGAATTTCCAATTGATTTAAAGTTGGATAGCA AATTCCTCTCGCCAAATGCTATAAAAAAACTAAATCCTAAGCAAAAACATTATAAACTGTTTGCTGTTACTTACCATGATGGAAAAGAGGCGACGAAAGGTCATTATGTTACAGATGCTTTTCACGTAGGATATGGTGGATGGGTCAGGTATGATGATAGTTCACTAAAAGGTGTTTCTGAAAGTAATGTATTAAAACCTACTCCTCCAAGAGttccatatttattatattatcgacGATGTGACACTATTGGGAATAATCAGTCAAATAGTGGTAAAGCACGTTAA
- the LOC122572046 gene encoding ubiquitin carboxyl-terminal hydrolase 10-A isoform X1: MDLRMDIRNELDFQFLDLHDLNDSDKNHLIGILKSNVANDTLKLPWDTVESGNDVNASITEIPQVHNQWYHNAMPPQPSYAQQIMCSDWQGPIYPVPTDAHIQPFMPAMTYSHPGYNLGNEIHDVSCSRETNRRNNRGRGIRRDNFNRGINPTNEMQSGYMGEQGQFHPPLSFVVMYPDQTQQQQFSGHVHYPPLAIYQPNIHTHTNTHPHTQPAYGYPPYHHPSGNIRCVRQAPPILSQPTQECTKVQATKSHEKRVQNLYTPVKQPFHQVTEEDNSSQTNIVTTVITVNNSKVEQCTDNVDENTANRKNSNTNGKVPPVNVKIEHNIVSTVNEKCNGAEKNDVPCVNINSSIEVKQNGETDKEYKNETVSSIKTTVVKTLSKPICKNENEAHKEDISRKNGQDEIIIKTPSNSSNAANTPIIVPATPSPASSSISWASILKKGSAEAQQNLSNYKPTARINPLPITENNITSQVSSQLTEKDQPSSTILFTNENISSNIRNESKNSQAESLQNHYNDPIAFRMGEFLLSYQMDKQTVSLLPRGLTNRSNYCYINSILQALLACPPFYNLLMALPHSKNSNKMSSTPLIDNMIKFVHEFTPLSDGARLARKDRANKRGEDSIVDIQSGVAFEPFYVYTMLKNTSAAGVFSVEGRQEDAEEFLSCLLNGINDEMLELIKLVNNDQNVTNNIENNISYNNGEEEWKVMGPKNKGSITRCTEFGRTPLSDIFRGQLRSRVSRAGEQPTDNVQPFFTLQLDIEKAESVKGALEILVGKDQLEGMTCSKTKQQIEAWKQVTLEELPVILILHLKWFDYKLDGCSKIVKSVEFPIDLKLDSKFLSPNAIKKLNPKQKHYKLFAVTYHDGKEATKGHYVTDAFHVGYGGWVRYDDSSLKGVSESNVLKPTPPRVPYLLYYRRCDTIGNNQSNSGKAR; encoded by the exons ATGGATTTAAGGATGGATATTCGAAATGAg CTTGATTTCCAATTCTTAGATTTACATGATTTAAATGACAGTGATAAGAATCATTTAATAGGTATTTTAAAATCCAATGTCGCTAATGATACCTTGAAATTGCCATGGGACACAGTTGAATCTGGTAATGATGTCAATGCTTCTATAACAGAAATTCCACAAGTTCATAATCAATGGTATCATAATg CAATGCCACCACAACCCTCGTATGCACAACAAATAATGTGTAGTGATTGGCAGGGACCAATTTATCCTGTTCCAACAGATGCTCATATACAGCCATTTATGCCTGCTATGACTTATTCTCATCCTGGATATAATCttggaaatgaaattcatgATGTTAGTTGTAGCAGGGAAACTAATAGAAGGAACAATCGAGGAAGAGGAATAAGAAGAGATAATTTCAATCGTGGAATAAATCCTACGAATGAAATGCAATCAGGATATATGGGAGAGCAGGGCCAATTCCATCCACCATTGTCTTTTGTTGTTATGTACCCAGATCAAACACAACAGCAACAATTCTCTGGTCATGTCCACTATCCTCCACTAGCTATATATCAGCCAAATATTCATACACATACAAATACACATCCTCATACACAACCTGCTTATGGATATCCTCCATATCATCATCCTTCAGGAAATATAAGATGTGTTCGACAAGCACCACCTATACTTTCTCAACCTACTCAAGAATGTACTAAAGTACAAGCTACAAAGTCTCATGAGAAACGAGTACAGAATCTCTACACACCAGTTAAGCAACCTTTTCATCAAGTAACTGAGGAGGATAATTCTTCACAGACCAATATAGTCACTACAGTTATAACTGTAAATAACAGTAAGGTAGAACAATGTACCGATAATGTAGATGAAAATACTGCCAATAGGAAAAATTCAAACACAAATGGGAAAGTACCACCTGTTAATGTTAAAATAGAGCATAACATTGTATCTAcggtaaatgaaaaatgcaatGGAGCTGAAAAAAATGATGTACCATGCGTGAATATTAATAGCAGTATTGAAGTGAAACAGAATGGAGAAACTGATAAAGAATATAAGAATGAAACTGTTTCTAGTATTAAAACTACTGTTGTTAAAACATTATCAAAAccaatttgtaaaaatgaaaatgaagcaCATAAGGAAGATATTTCTAGGAAAAATGGGCaagatgaaattattattaaaacccCAAGCAACTCTTCTAATGCAGCAAATACTCCAATAATTGTACCTGCTACACCATCCCCAGCTTCATCTAGCATATCTTGGGctagtattttaaaaaaaggaagtgCAGAAGCACAACAGAATCTGTCAAATTACAAACCAACAGCTCGCATTAATCCTCTGCCAATCACAGAGAATAATATAACATCACAAGTTTCATCACAATTAACGGAGAAAGATCAACCTAGCAGTACAATACtatttacaaatgaaaatatttcatctaatatacgaaatgaaagtaaaaattctcAAGCAGAATCATTACAGAATCATTATAATGATCCTATTGCCTTTCGTATGGGTG aATTCTTATTAAGTTATCAGATGGATAAGCAAACTGTGAGTTTATTACCTAGAGGATTGACAAACCGtagtaattattgttatattaatagTATATTACAAGCTTTGCTTGCTTGTCCACCTTTTTACAATCTTTTAATGGCACTACCACattctaaaaattccaataaaatgtCTTCCACTCCACTTATTGATAATAT GATCAAATTTGTACATGAATTTACACCTTTATCAGATGGTGCTCGACTGGCCAGGAAAGATCGAGCAAATAAACGAGGGGAAGATTCAATAGTAGATATACAAAGTGGAGTGGCCTTTGAAccattttatgtatatacaatgttaaaaaatacgtCAGCTGCGGGCGTATTTTCTGTGGAAGGACGGCAAGAAGACGCAGAAGAATTTCTCTCGTGCCTTCTGAATGGTATCAATGATGAAATGCTTGAA cttataaaattagtaaataatgatcaaaacgtaacaaataatattgaaaataatataagttataacaatGGAGAAGAAGAATGGAAG GTTATGGGTCCAAAGAATAAAGGATCTATTACACGGTGTACCGAATTTGGAAGAACACCATTATCCGATATATTTCGTGGGCAATTGAGATCTAGAGTATCACGAGCAGGAGAGCAGCCGACAGATAATGTCCAACCCTtttttacgttacaacttgATATTGAA AAAGCAGAATCCGTGAAAGGTGCTCTCGAAATTCTTGTTGGGAAAGATCAATTGGAAGGAATGACATGTAGCAAAACGAAACAACAAATAGAAGCTTGGAAGCAAGTTACTTTAGAAGAATTACCTGTTATTCTTATATTACATCTAAAATGGTTTGACTACAAACTCGATGGTTGCTcaaaaattgtgaaaagtGTGGAATTTCCAATTGATTTAAAGTTGGATAGCA AATTCCTCTCGCCAAATGCTATAAAAAAACTAAATCCTAAGCAAAAACATTATAAACTGTTTGCTGTTACTTACCATGATGGAAAAGAGGCGACGAAAGGTCATTATGTTACAGATGCTTTTCACGTAGGATATGGTGGATGGGTCAGGTATGATGATAGTTCACTAAAAGGTGTTTCTGAAAGTAATGTATTAAAACCTACTCCTCCAAGAGttccatatttattatattatcgacGATGTGACACTATTGGGAATAATCAGTCAAATAGTGGTAAAGCACGTTAA